In Phaeobacter gallaeciensis DSM 26640, a genomic segment contains:
- a CDS encoding DUF1330 domain-containing protein, whose product MPALWIAHVTVTDAEAYGKYAELAGPAVAKHGGQFIARGGRFVQLEGKERPRNVVARFPSVDAAVDCYNSPEYQEALSHARDASERELMVVEISE is encoded by the coding sequence ATGCCCGCACTCTGGATTGCACATGTCACCGTCACCGATGCCGAAGCCTACGGCAAATATGCCGAGCTTGCCGGTCCCGCAGTTGCCAAACACGGGGGGCAGTTCATTGCCCGTGGCGGTCGGTTTGTCCAGCTTGAGGGCAAGGAACGTCCGCGCAATGTGGTCGCGCGGTTTCCCAGCGTCGATGCGGCCGTTGATTGCTACAACAGCCCCGAATATCAGGAAGCGCTGAGCCACGCCCGCGATGCCTCCGAACGCGAATTGATGGTTGTCGAAATCAGCGAGTAG
- the alaS gene encoding alanine--tRNA ligase, producing MPTLNDIRSTFLNYFAKQGHEVVDSSPLVPRNDPTLMFTNSGMVQFKNCFTGVETRDYKRATSSQKCVRAGGKHNDLDNVGYTARHHTFFEMLGNFSFGDYFKHEAIPFAWELITKEFDIPKDRLYTTVYHTDDEAFEIWKKLGVPEERIIRIATSDNFWQMGDTGPCGPCTEIFYDHGEHIWGGPPGSPEEDGDRFIEIWNLVFMQNEKFADGSMVDLDMQSIDTGMGLERIAALLQGTHDNYETDLFKSLIEASATVTNTEPFGDQNVHHRVIADHLRSCSFLIAEGVLPSNEGRGYVLRRIMRRAMRHASLLGATDPVMHKLVPSLVQKMGAAYPELGQGQALIEETFEQEETRFLKTLDRGLKLLDDASADLGQGDVLPGGTAFKLYDTYGFPLDLTQDALRAKEIEVDTDGFDAAMKEQKEKSRAGGIGLGEAADVKIYFDIVDAVGTTDFLGYETEKAEGQIMALVKDGAQLQTAAKGDSVQIILNQTPFYGESGGQVGDSGVLTVEGGAARITDTKKVEGLFLHIAEVTDGEIAVGKGAAMEVDHSRRSKIRANHSATHLLHEALRNALGKHVAQKGSLNAEDRLRFDFSHNKAMSADELTTVGAEVNEFIRQNTPVSTRIMTPDDARELGAQALFGEKYGEEVRVVSMGRAATGKGQDGDTYSIELCGGTHVKQTGDIGTFVILGDSASSAGVRRIEALTGAAAVEHLEREAGRMAEVAGALKAQPAEVMDRLKAMMDERKALQNEVSQLKQQVAMGGGAGGGSETKEIGGKTFLGQALEGVSGKDLRGLIDAHKQKIGSGVILLIANDDGKVAIAAGVTDDLTGEISAVDVLKAAVPAVGGKGGGGRPDMAQGGGKDFSGADEAIKAAEALLAS from the coding sequence ATGCCGACGCTCAATGATATCCGCTCCACCTTTCTGAACTACTTTGCCAAACAGGGGCATGAGGTGGTCGATTCCAGCCCGCTGGTGCCGCGCAACGACCCGACCTTGATGTTTACCAACTCGGGCATGGTGCAGTTCAAAAACTGCTTCACCGGCGTGGAGACCCGCGACTACAAACGTGCCACCTCCTCGCAGAAATGTGTGCGCGCAGGTGGCAAACACAACGACCTCGATAACGTCGGCTATACTGCCCGTCACCACACGTTTTTCGAGATGCTCGGCAACTTCTCTTTTGGCGACTACTTCAAACATGAGGCGATCCCCTTCGCCTGGGAATTGATCACCAAGGAATTCGATATTCCGAAGGATCGCCTTTATACGACCGTCTATCACACAGACGATGAAGCCTTTGAAATCTGGAAAAAACTGGGCGTGCCAGAGGAGCGGATCATCCGCATCGCCACCTCTGACAATTTCTGGCAGATGGGTGACACTGGCCCCTGTGGCCCCTGCACCGAAATCTTTTATGACCACGGTGAGCATATCTGGGGTGGCCCTCCTGGCTCTCCCGAGGAAGACGGTGACCGGTTCATCGAGATCTGGAACCTCGTCTTCATGCAGAACGAGAAGTTCGCGGATGGCTCGATGGTCGATCTGGACATGCAGTCCATCGACACGGGTATGGGGCTGGAGCGGATCGCGGCGCTGCTGCAAGGCACCCATGACAACTATGAAACCGATCTCTTCAAATCGCTGATCGAAGCCTCGGCAACGGTAACCAACACGGAGCCCTTCGGCGATCAGAACGTACATCATCGGGTGATTGCGGATCATCTGCGCTCCTGTTCTTTCCTGATTGCCGAGGGCGTGCTGCCCTCGAACGAAGGGCGCGGTTACGTGTTGCGCCGGATCATGCGCCGCGCGATGCGCCATGCTTCGCTTTTGGGGGCCACAGATCCGGTGATGCACAAGTTGGTGCCGTCGCTGGTCCAGAAAATGGGTGCGGCCTATCCTGAGCTTGGCCAGGGGCAAGCCTTGATCGAAGAGACCTTCGAGCAGGAGGAAACCCGGTTCCTCAAGACTCTGGATCGTGGTTTGAAACTGCTGGATGATGCCTCTGCCGATCTGGGGCAGGGCGACGTGCTGCCCGGTGGGACCGCATTCAAGCTGTATGACACTTATGGGTTCCCGCTTGATCTGACGCAGGACGCTTTGCGCGCCAAGGAGATTGAGGTCGACACCGACGGCTTCGATGCCGCGATGAAAGAGCAGAAAGAGAAATCTCGTGCAGGCGGCATCGGACTGGGTGAAGCGGCGGATGTGAAGATCTACTTCGACATCGTTGATGCCGTGGGAACGACAGACTTCCTCGGCTATGAAACCGAGAAGGCGGAAGGTCAGATCATGGCCCTCGTCAAGGATGGCGCTCAGCTGCAGACTGCGGCCAAGGGTGACAGCGTTCAGATCATCCTGAACCAGACGCCGTTCTATGGTGAAAGCGGTGGTCAGGTTGGTGATAGCGGCGTTTTGACCGTCGAAGGTGGCGCGGCCCGCATCACCGACACCAAGAAGGTTGAAGGCTTGTTTCTGCACATTGCTGAGGTGACCGACGGCGAGATTGCCGTGGGCAAAGGGGCTGCGATGGAGGTGGATCACTCCCGCCGCAGCAAGATCCGCGCCAATCATTCGGCCACCCACCTGCTGCACGAAGCCTTGCGTAATGCCCTTGGGAAACATGTCGCGCAGAAGGGCTCGCTCAATGCAGAAGATCGCCTGCGCTTCGATTTCAGCCATAACAAGGCGATGAGCGCGGATGAGCTGACTACGGTCGGCGCGGAAGTCAATGAGTTCATCCGGCAGAACACGCCCGTCTCCACCCGGATCATGACACCGGATGACGCGCGTGAACTGGGCGCTCAGGCGCTGTTCGGCGAGAAGTATGGCGAAGAGGTCCGCGTTGTTTCCATGGGGCGCGCCGCCACTGGCAAGGGTCAGGATGGTGACACCTACTCCATCGAACTCTGTGGTGGCACCCATGTGAAGCAAACCGGTGATATCGGCACTTTTGTCATTCTGGGCGACAGCGCCTCCTCTGCCGGTGTGCGCCGGATCGAGGCGCTGACCGGTGCGGCTGCGGTGGAACATCTGGAGCGTGAAGCAGGCCGTATGGCCGAGGTTGCAGGCGCTCTGAAGGCTCAGCCAGCCGAGGTGATGGATCGTCTCAAGGCCATGATGGACGAGCGGAAGGCGCTTCAAAACGAGGTTTCTCAGCTGAAACAGCAGGTTGCTATGGGCGGCGGCGCTGGTGGCGGATCCGAGACCAAAGAAATTGGTGGCAAGACCTTCCTTGGTCAGGCGCTGGAAGGTGTTTCTGGCAAGGATCTGCGCGGTCTGATCGATGCCCATAAGCAGAAGATCGGGTCCGGTGTGATCCTGTTGATTGCCAATGACGACGGCAAGGTCGCTATTGCCGCTGGCGTGACCGATGATCTGACAGGCGAAATTTCAGCCGTGGATGTTCTGAAGGCGGCGGTTCCGGCTGTTGGCGGCAAGGGGGGCGGTGGCCGCCCTGATATGGCGCAGGGGGGCGGTAAAGACTTCTCCGGTGCGGATGAGGCGATCAAAGCCGCCGAGGCGCTGCTCGCCAGCTGA
- a CDS encoding DMT family transporter → MPLHYLYLVLAVVAETVGTTALQASQQFTRLGPSVLVVVGYGLAFYLMALTLRHMPVGIVYAIWSGLGIFLIAIIGWVVFGQRLDLPAVLGLLLILAGILVIHLFSNTTGH, encoded by the coding sequence ATGCCGCTTCACTATCTCTATCTGGTCCTGGCAGTTGTCGCAGAGACCGTTGGCACCACCGCCTTGCAGGCCAGCCAGCAATTTACCCGGCTTGGCCCGTCAGTTCTCGTAGTGGTTGGCTATGGGCTGGCATTTTACCTCATGGCGCTCACCCTGCGGCATATGCCTGTGGGGATTGTCTATGCGATCTGGTCCGGCCTTGGCATTTTCCTCATCGCGATCATTGGTTGGGTCGTGTTCGGACAGCGGCTTGATTTACCTGCAGTCCTTGGATTGTTGCTGATCCTGGCAGGCATTCTGGTGATCCATCTGTTTTCCAACACCACCGGACATTGA
- a CDS encoding HD domain-containing protein has protein sequence MTDTPSRLESQFRFLLEADKLRRVDRQNLILDGSRCENSAEHSWHLALYALVLAPFAPADVSIERVVQMLLLHDLVEIDAGDHPIDGDVDWEAVASAEAVAATRLFSLLPADQSAFLHGLWREFEASTTPDAQWAKRIDHCQPIFQTLYNADVPAAHIEVVRGNLYGGRAAALKEAFPEVYTHAVTKLEGGDPQDVLTAPLAFLNEVDALKTVLRATTLGDGSRHENSAEHSWHIMLYAWVLAQHSHAPVDMAKVLQMLMLHDIVEIDAGDVPIHSTLSEADHAAIAASEQAAAERIFGLLPEDQGQAFRSIWEEFEAAESAEAVYAKAIDRVQPVLLNLMSGGGSWREYNVTLAQLEARVGQKVARGAPAVWEYVRATVAPWFAENTSA, from the coding sequence ATGACTGACACCCCATCGCGGCTTGAAAGCCAGTTCCGTTTCTTGCTGGAGGCGGACAAGCTGCGCCGCGTGGATCGTCAGAACCTGATCCTGGATGGCTCTCGGTGTGAAAACTCTGCTGAGCACAGCTGGCATCTGGCGCTTTATGCACTGGTCCTGGCCCCGTTTGCACCAGCTGACGTTTCGATTGAACGGGTGGTGCAGATGTTGCTGCTGCATGATCTGGTTGAGATCGATGCAGGCGACCATCCGATTGACGGTGATGTGGACTGGGAGGCAGTTGCCAGCGCCGAAGCGGTTGCCGCGACCCGGCTGTTCTCGCTGCTTCCGGCGGATCAATCTGCCTTTCTGCATGGTCTGTGGCGCGAGTTCGAAGCGAGCACAACGCCGGACGCCCAATGGGCCAAGCGCATTGATCACTGTCAGCCAATCTTTCAGACGCTTTACAATGCGGATGTGCCTGCGGCGCATATTGAGGTGGTCCGAGGCAATCTCTATGGCGGGCGTGCTGCAGCACTGAAAGAGGCCTTTCCCGAGGTTTACACCCATGCAGTCACGAAGCTTGAGGGGGGCGACCCACAGGATGTGCTGACCGCGCCCCTTGCCTTCCTCAATGAGGTCGACGCGTTGAAGACCGTTCTGCGCGCAACCACCCTCGGCGATGGCAGCCGCCATGAAAATTCCGCCGAACACAGCTGGCACATTATGCTTTACGCCTGGGTGCTAGCACAGCACAGTCACGCGCCGGTAGACATGGCCAAAGTGCTGCAAATGCTGATGCTGCATGACATTGTCGAAATTGATGCTGGCGATGTGCCGATCCATTCGACCCTGTCGGAGGCCGATCACGCCGCCATCGCCGCAAGTGAACAGGCCGCAGCAGAACGGATTTTCGGACTTTTGCCAGAAGATCAGGGTCAAGCGTTCCGCAGCATCTGGGAAGAATTCGAAGCCGCCGAAAGCGCCGAAGCGGTCTATGCTAAGGCCATTGATCGCGTGCAGCCGGTCTTGCTGAACCTGATGTCCGGGGGCGGCAGCTGGCGGGAATATAACGTCACTCTGGCTCAGCTGGAGGCCCGCGTTGGCCAGAAGGTTGCGCGCGGCGCACCTGCGGTCTGGGAGTATGTCCGGGCCACTGTTGCCCCTTGGTTTGCCGAAAACACCAGCGCCTGA
- the typA gene encoding translational GTPase TypA — MDLRNIAIIAHVDHGKTTLVDELLKQSGAFRENQAVAERAMDSNDLERERGITILAKATSVEWNGTRINIVDTPGHADFGGEVERILSMVDGVVLLVDAAEGPMPQTKFVTSKALALGLRPIVVVNKVDKPDGEPDRALDQCFDLFANLGADDDQLDFPSMYASGRSGWADMELDGPRKDLSALFDLIVDHVPAPKQIEHKDEPFRMLATTLGADPFMGRILTGRVESGTLKAGDNLKALSREGDLIENFRCTKVLAFRGLGQQAIDVAEAGDIVSIAGMTKATVADSLVNTSVNDALPAQPIDPPTITVTFGINDSPLAGRDGKKVQSRVIRDRLMKEAESNVAIQISDTPGGEAFEVAGRGELQMGVLIENMRREGFELSISRPQVLFKEEDGVRMEPVEEATIDVDDEYSGVVIEKLTGHRKGELVEMKPAGVGKTRIIAHVPSRGLIGYHGEFLTDTRGTGVLNRVFHGWTPHKGSIPGRRAGVLISMENGTSVAYALWNLEERGKMMIGAQEDVYTGMIIGEHSRDNDLEVNPLKGKKLTNVRASGTDDAVRLTTPMKLSLEEAIAYIDDDELVEVTPNSVRLRKRYLDPHERKRMARANA, encoded by the coding sequence ATGGACCTGCGCAACATTGCGATCATTGCTCACGTGGACCACGGGAAAACCACCCTGGTTGACGAGCTTCTGAAACAATCCGGCGCCTTCCGCGAAAACCAGGCTGTGGCGGAACGCGCCATGGACAGCAACGATCTGGAACGCGAGCGGGGCATCACCATTCTGGCCAAGGCCACTTCGGTTGAATGGAACGGCACCCGGATCAATATCGTCGACACCCCCGGCCACGCCGATTTCGGCGGCGAGGTGGAGCGGATCCTCTCCATGGTGGACGGTGTTGTGCTGCTGGTTGACGCTGCAGAAGGCCCGATGCCGCAGACCAAATTCGTGACCTCCAAAGCGCTGGCACTGGGTCTGCGCCCGATTGTGGTCGTGAACAAGGTCGATAAACCCGATGGTGAGCCTGATCGCGCGCTGGACCAGTGTTTTGACCTCTTCGCCAATCTCGGCGCCGATGATGATCAGCTGGACTTCCCGTCCATGTATGCCTCCGGTCGCTCCGGTTGGGCTGATATGGAGCTGGACGGCCCCCGCAAGGATCTCTCTGCCCTGTTCGACCTCATTGTGGATCACGTCCCTGCGCCGAAGCAGATTGAGCACAAAGACGAGCCCTTCCGCATGCTGGCCACCACGCTGGGCGCCGACCCTTTCATGGGGCGCATCCTGACCGGCCGTGTTGAATCCGGTACGCTGAAGGCAGGCGACAATCTCAAAGCGCTGAGCCGCGAGGGTGACCTGATCGAAAACTTCCGCTGCACCAAGGTTCTGGCGTTCCGTGGTCTTGGTCAGCAGGCCATCGACGTGGCAGAGGCCGGCGATATCGTCTCCATCGCGGGGATGACGAAGGCAACCGTGGCCGACTCGCTGGTGAATACCTCCGTCAATGACGCCCTGCCCGCGCAGCCGATTGACCCGCCCACCATCACCGTCACCTTTGGCATCAATGACAGCCCGCTGGCGGGTCGCGATGGCAAGAAAGTTCAGTCCCGCGTCATTCGGGATCGCCTGATGAAGGAAGCCGAATCCAACGTCGCGATTCAGATCTCCGACACTCCCGGCGGCGAAGCCTTCGAGGTTGCAGGTCGCGGCGAACTCCAGATGGGTGTTTTGATCGAGAATATGCGCCGCGAAGGGTTCGAACTGTCGATTTCCCGCCCGCAGGTTCTGTTCAAAGAAGAAGACGGCGTCCGCATGGAGCCGGTTGAGGAAGCCACCATCGACGTCGATGATGAATATTCCGGCGTTGTCATTGAGAAGCTAACCGGTCACCGCAAGGGTGAGCTGGTCGAGATGAAGCCCGCAGGCGTTGGCAAGACCCGCATCATCGCGCATGTCCCCTCCCGTGGCCTGATCGGCTATCACGGCGAGTTCCTGACAGACACCCGCGGCACCGGCGTTCTGAACCGCGTGTTCCACGGCTGGACCCCGCACAAGGGCTCCATTCCCGGCCGTCGCGCGGGTGTTCTCATCTCTATGGAGAACGGCACCTCCGTGGCCTATGCGCTGTGGAACCTCGAAGAGCGCGGCAAGATGATGATCGGCGCCCAGGAAGACGTCTACACCGGCATGATCATTGGCGAGCACAGCCGTGACAATGATCTGGAAGTGAACCCGCTGAAGGGTAAGAAACTGACCAACGTTCGGGCCTCCGGCACCGATGACGCGGTCCGCCTGACCACGCCGATGAAGCTCTCTCTGGAAGAGGCGATCGCCTATATCGACGATGACGAGCTGGTGGAGGTGACTCCGAACTCCGTGCGTCTGCGCAAGCGCTACCTCGATCCGCACGAGCGCAAACGAATGGCCCGCGCCAACGCATAA
- a CDS encoding cysteine desulfurase family protein produces MLRVYLDHNATTPLCDAAKAAMISAMEICGNPSSVHAEGRAAKALVEKARAQIASAFGADGADIVFTSGSTEGAALAMSGRNLHAASVEHDAVRAWAIEDLQVSSEGGVLVNDPAASALQLANSETGVVQTLPQGLAVTDATQAFGKLPVAFNWMGATMALISAHKLGGPKGIGAVVLKRGTDLAAQIKGGGQEMGRRSGTENVVGIAGFGAAAEAAAQALANGVWERVAMLRDTMEAALAAGSADTIFVGTSASRLPNTSCFATPGWKGETQVMQMDLSGFAISAGSACSSGKVRASAVLTAMGYDELTAQSAVRVSLGPDTTETDVLRFAESWCAKQKKHRARVA; encoded by the coding sequence ATGTTGCGCGTCTATCTTGATCACAACGCTACCACGCCGCTTTGCGATGCTGCGAAGGCTGCGATGATCTCTGCGATGGAGATTTGCGGAAACCCGTCTTCGGTACATGCCGAAGGTCGGGCGGCCAAGGCGCTGGTTGAGAAGGCGCGGGCGCAAATCGCCTCGGCCTTTGGGGCGGATGGTGCCGATATCGTCTTCACCTCCGGGTCGACTGAGGGGGCTGCCTTGGCAATGAGTGGTCGCAATCTTCATGCCGCATCGGTTGAACATGATGCGGTAAGGGCTTGGGCTATTGAGGATTTACAGGTTTCGTCTGAGGGCGGTGTCCTTGTGAATGACCCGGCGGCCTCTGCACTGCAGCTGGCCAATTCCGAAACCGGTGTGGTCCAGACCTTGCCGCAGGGGCTGGCGGTGACTGATGCTACACAGGCCTTTGGCAAGCTGCCTGTGGCCTTCAACTGGATGGGCGCAACCATGGCGCTGATTTCGGCGCATAAGTTGGGCGGCCCAAAAGGGATCGGCGCGGTTGTTCTGAAACGCGGCACCGATCTGGCGGCGCAGATCAAAGGGGGCGGTCAGGAAATGGGCCGTCGGTCCGGCACCGAGAATGTTGTCGGAATCGCCGGCTTCGGCGCCGCTGCCGAAGCCGCAGCACAGGCGCTGGCCAATGGTGTGTGGGAGCGCGTTGCGATGCTGCGCGACACAATGGAAGCGGCCCTTGCAGCTGGCAGTGCCGATACTATTTTTGTTGGGACATCGGCATCACGCCTTCCCAACACCAGCTGTTTTGCGACCCCGGGCTGGAAGGGCGAAACCCAGGTCATGCAAATGGACCTCTCGGGTTTTGCGATCAGCGCAGGCAGTGCTTGCTCCAGCGGCAAAGTGCGCGCCAGCGCGGTGCTGACCGCCATGGGATATGACGAGTTAACCGCCCAGAGCGCCGTGCGCGTTTCGCTTGGGCCGGACACAACAGAAACGGATGTGCTGCGCTTTGCCGAAAGCTGGTGCGCCAAACAGAAGAAACATCGCGCCCGGGTGGCGTGA
- a CDS encoding alpha/beta hydrolase, protein MPEVIFPGPEGRLEGRYHPQKEKDAPIAIVLHPHPQFGGTMNNKVVYNLHYAFYNMGFTVLRFNFRGVGRSQGEYDQGVGELSDAASALDYLQSMNNNSKHCWVAGFSFGAWIGMQLLMRRPEITGFISVAPPANMYDFSFLAPCPSSGLIINGTADRVAPPADTVNLVNKLHEQKGITITHTEVEGADHFFQDPHMDPMIDNVSDYVKRRLTESSR, encoded by the coding sequence ATGCCTGAGGTCATTTTTCCCGGACCCGAAGGCCGCCTGGAAGGCCGCTATCACCCGCAAAAAGAAAAAGACGCGCCCATCGCCATCGTACTGCATCCGCATCCGCAGTTCGGTGGGACGATGAACAACAAGGTCGTCTACAATCTGCATTATGCGTTCTACAACATGGGCTTCACGGTTCTGCGGTTCAATTTCCGCGGCGTTGGACGGTCCCAGGGCGAATATGATCAGGGCGTTGGCGAATTGTCCGATGCCGCATCGGCACTGGATTACCTTCAGTCGATGAACAACAATTCCAAGCATTGCTGGGTTGCCGGTTTCTCCTTTGGGGCGTGGATCGGTATGCAGCTGCTGATGCGCCGTCCTGAGATCACCGGTTTCATCTCGGTCGCGCCGCCTGCCAATATGTATGATTTCTCGTTCCTAGCGCCCTGCCCCTCCTCCGGTTTGATCATCAACGGGACCGCCGACCGCGTGGCACCGCCTGCGGATACGGTCAATCTGGTGAACAAACTGCATGAGCAGAAGGGCATCACCATCACCCATACCGAAGTCGAAGGCGCAGATCACTTCTTCCAGGATCCTCATATGGACCCGATGATCGACAATGTGTCCGACTACGTCAAACGGCGGCTCACCGAAAGCTCCCGCTAA
- the recA gene encoding recombinase RecA — protein sequence MADLLTMKDNKKSGDKQKALDSALAQIERQFGKGSIMKLGDGNPLNEIEASSTGSLGLDIALGIGGLPMGRIVEIYGPESSGKTTLTLHCIAEQQKKGGVCAFVDAEHALDPQYAAKLGVDLDELLISQPDTGEQALEITDTLVRSGAVNMVIVDSVAALTPKSELEGDMGDSNVGVQARLMSQAMRKLTGSISRSNCMVIFINQIRMKIGVMFGSPETTTGGNALKFYSSVRLDIRRIGAIKDRDEVVGNATRVKVVKNKVAPPFKQVEFDIMYGEGISKMGELLDLGVAAGVVAKSGAWFSYGDERIGQGRENAKTYLRENAHIAYDIEDKIRAAHGLEFDRPEGADDDILEA from the coding sequence ATGGCGGATCTTTTGACCATGAAAGACAATAAGAAGAGCGGCGACAAACAAAAAGCGCTGGATAGCGCTCTGGCGCAGATCGAACGGCAGTTCGGCAAGGGCTCCATTATGAAACTGGGCGATGGCAACCCCCTGAACGAGATCGAGGCCTCCTCGACCGGGTCACTGGGGCTAGACATCGCACTTGGTATTGGTGGCCTGCCGATGGGGCGTATCGTTGAAATCTACGGGCCGGAAAGCTCGGGTAAGACCACGCTGACGCTGCATTGTATTGCGGAGCAGCAGAAAAAAGGCGGCGTTTGCGCCTTTGTGGATGCGGAACATGCGCTGGACCCGCAGTATGCGGCCAAGCTGGGTGTCGATCTGGACGAGTTGCTGATTTCGCAGCCCGATACCGGTGAGCAAGCGTTGGAAATCACCGATACGCTGGTGCGCTCCGGCGCAGTGAACATGGTGATCGTGGACTCTGTTGCGGCCCTCACTCCAAAGTCGGAGCTGGAAGGCGACATGGGCGACAGCAATGTTGGTGTGCAGGCGCGTCTGATGAGCCAGGCCATGCGCAAACTGACCGGCTCCATCAGCCGTTCCAACTGCATGGTGATTTTCATCAACCAGATCCGGATGAAGATCGGCGTCATGTTCGGCTCGCCCGAAACCACCACCGGCGGTAACGCGTTGAAATTCTATTCTTCCGTGCGTTTGGACATTCGCCGCATCGGCGCGATCAAGGATCGGGATGAGGTTGTCGGCAACGCTACCCGCGTGAAGGTCGTCAAGAACAAGGTGGCCCCACCGTTCAAACAGGTGGAGTTCGACATTATGTATGGTGAAGGCATCTCCAAGATGGGTGAGCTTCTGGATCTCGGTGTAGCGGCGGGTGTCGTTGCAAAATCCGGGGCCTGGTTCTCCTACGGGGATGAGCGTATCGGGCAGGGGCGTGAAAACGCCAAGACCTATCTGCGCGAAAACGCCCATATCGCCTATGATATCGAAGATAAGATCCGCGCGGCTCATGGGCTTGAGTTTGACCGACCCGAAGGCGCGGACGACGACATCTTGGAGGCCTGA
- the iscR gene encoding Fe-S cluster assembly transcriptional regulator IscR — MKLSTKGRYAMVALADIALQPEDSLVVLGDISKRQDISLPYLEQLFVKLRRSGLVVSVRGPGGGYRLAQQPSDIRVVDVLSAVDETVDAMHKGAGASGGLSGSRAQSLTNRLWEGLSAHVYVFLHQTRLSDVIENDLVPCPAVPTLFSVVDD; from the coding sequence ATGAAACTTTCGACCAAAGGGCGGTATGCGATGGTGGCCTTGGCGGATATTGCCTTGCAGCCGGAGGATAGTTTGGTGGTGTTGGGCGACATCTCCAAACGTCAGGATATCTCGCTCCCGTACCTTGAGCAGCTGTTCGTGAAGCTGCGCCGTAGCGGCCTCGTGGTGTCAGTGCGTGGCCCCGGTGGGGGGTACAGGCTGGCGCAGCAGCCCTCGGACATACGGGTGGTGGATGTGCTCAGTGCGGTGGATGAAACCGTTGACGCCATGCACAAGGGCGCAGGCGCCTCTGGCGGGCTATCTGGAAGCCGCGCGCAATCGCTGACCAACCGTCTTTGGGAAGGGCTGAGCGCGCATGTGTATGTTTTCCTGCATCAGACCCGCCTGTCGGATGTGATCGAAAATGATCTGGTTCCCTGTCCGGCGGTTCCGACCTTGTTTTCCGTGGTGGATGACTGA